In Synechococcus sp. Nb3U1, one DNA window encodes the following:
- a CDS encoding cob(I)yrinic acid a,c-diamide adenosyltransferase, which translates to MAEIGIVTAQNFDRRRGQIHVYDGEGKGKSQAALGVVLRSIGLGIENAAPSRVLLVRFLKGPGRPYAEDSAIAALQRGFPHLIDQLRTGRGEFFGPEDITKFDRQEARRGWDVAKGALASGFYSVVVLDELNPVLDLGLLPVDEVVSTLRQKPEPMEVIITGRGAPKEIIDLADLHSEMRSMRQAEEVNRHNGQFHSSGIEIYTGAGKGKSTSALGRALQAIGRGISKDLSHRVLIMQWLKGGTGYTEDAAIRALRESYPDLVDHQRCGRDAIVWRGKQQEIDYVEAERGWELARAAMASGLYKTIIMDELNPTVDLELLDVDPIVQALLRKPRDTEIIITGRCHAPLPYFELASVHSEMVSHKHYAEQGADLRRGVDY; encoded by the coding sequence ATGGCAGAAATTGGCATTGTTACCGCCCAGAATTTCGATCGGCGGCGGGGCCAAATCCATGTTTATGATGGCGAGGGCAAAGGCAAGTCTCAGGCAGCCCTGGGTGTTGTGCTGCGTTCCATAGGCTTAGGCATTGAAAATGCTGCTCCTAGCCGTGTGTTGTTGGTGCGTTTCTTGAAAGGGCCGGGCCGACCCTACGCCGAAGATTCCGCTATTGCTGCTCTGCAGCGGGGCTTCCCTCATTTGATCGATCAGTTACGCACCGGACGGGGAGAGTTTTTCGGGCCAGAAGACATTACCAAGTTCGACCGGCAGGAGGCTCGCCGCGGTTGGGATGTGGCCAAAGGGGCCTTGGCCTCTGGGTTTTACTCGGTGGTGGTGTTGGATGAGCTGAACCCGGTGCTGGATCTGGGCCTATTGCCTGTGGATGAGGTGGTGAGCACCTTGCGGCAAAAGCCGGAACCGATGGAAGTGATCATCACGGGGCGGGGTGCCCCCAAAGAGATCATCGATTTGGCCGACCTACACTCGGAAATGCGCAGTATGCGCCAAGCAGAGGAAGTGAATCGCCACAATGGCCAGTTTCATTCCAGCGGCATTGAAATCTATACCGGAGCAGGCAAAGGCAAATCCACCAGCGCTTTAGGACGGGCTTTGCAGGCGATTGGGCGCGGTATTAGCAAAGATCTCTCCCATCGCGTGTTGATCATGCAGTGGCTGAAAGGAGGGACAGGCTACACCGAAGATGCGGCGATTCGGGCCTTGCGGGAAAGTTACCCCGACTTGGTGGATCACCAGCGCTGTGGCCGGGATGCGATCGTCTGGCGGGGCAAACAGCAGGAGATCGACTATGTAGAGGCAGAACGGGGTTGGGAGTTGGCACGGGCGGCCATGGCCTCGGGTCTGTACAAGACGATCATCATGGATGAACTCAACCCGACGGTGGATCTGGAGTTGCTGGATGTGGATCCGATCGTGCAGGCGCTCCTGCGCAAACCGCGCGATACGGAAATCATTATCACAGGCCGCTGCCACGCCCCGCTGCCCTACTTTGAGCTGGCCTCTGTGCATTCAGAAATGGTGAGCCACAAGCACTATGCTGAGCAGGGGGCCGATCTGCGGCGTGGAGTGGATTATTGA
- a CDS encoding lysophospholipid acyltransferase family protein yields MLPHLSLHPDPTNLAHLLLSLCQTEVWVEGSEHLPEGPMVVVSNHRSFLDAPVLIAGLGRPIRFACHYYLSQVPLLREIALGLGCIPLRQGSQRQMHFFRQAQASLAAGIGVGIFPEGAEQITRETLPQEVGRFQPGFAHLALASGVDPLPIVPVAVRVQEEWRGVDIPMAFFRWFDPTEPMFQQETGHPVVFYRRVALKVGSPLWLTHSQRCGSRQERLQVIQQLAATAREQVQAGLNN; encoded by the coding sequence TTGTTACCTCATCTATCACTTCATCCCGATCCGACAAATCTGGCGCATCTGCTGCTCTCTCTGTGTCAGACGGAGGTGTGGGTAGAGGGATCCGAGCATCTTCCCGAAGGGCCGATGGTGGTGGTGAGCAATCATCGCAGTTTTCTGGATGCACCGGTGCTGATTGCGGGGTTGGGGCGCCCGATTCGTTTTGCCTGCCACTATTACCTGTCGCAAGTGCCGCTGCTGCGAGAAATTGCCCTGGGGTTGGGCTGTATTCCTCTCAGACAGGGATCCCAGCGGCAGATGCATTTCTTTCGGCAGGCGCAGGCTAGTCTGGCGGCGGGCATAGGGGTAGGGATTTTCCCAGAAGGGGCTGAGCAGATCACTCGCGAAACTTTGCCCCAGGAGGTGGGGCGTTTTCAGCCCGGTTTTGCCCATTTGGCCTTGGCCTCGGGTGTGGATCCCTTGCCGATTGTGCCGGTGGCGGTGCGGGTGCAGGAAGAATGGCGGGGGGTAGATATCCCAATGGCATTTTTCCGCTGGTTTGATCCAACTGAGCCGATGTTTCAGCAGGAAACCGGGCATCCGGTGGTGTTTTATCGTCGCGTTGCCCTCAAGGTGGGATCCCCCCTTTGGCTGACTCACTCACAGCGCTGTGGATCCCGGCAGGAACGGCTGCAGGTGATTCAACAGTTGGCTGCTACTGCTCGAGAACAAGTACAAGCTGGATTGAACAATTGA
- a CDS encoding alpha/beta fold hydrolase, whose protein sequence is MVSTLVSPSTGSSCEERPLLLYLPGMDGTGDLFYRQAQALQQEFRIRPLSLNHSESGENWEALADWVGSQLEEGGTYLCGESFGACLALQVATRWPQQCRGLILVNPASSLRRGPWWMAGRFLLPFMPQGLYRQLSERGLEFLAELSQMEPEDREQLRQAVHSVDQEVAAHRLALLGSFAVDELPLESLPLPTLLVAGGRDRLLPSVNEVRRLAERLPQVQVEISPYSGHACLLERQMNLRRYLLKRDSLLAQPLFSSSGSR, encoded by the coding sequence ATGGTGTCTACCCTTGTTAGCCCTTCGACAGGATCAAGCTGTGAAGAACGGCCTCTCCTGTTGTATCTGCCAGGGATGGATGGCACAGGCGATTTGTTTTACCGGCAGGCGCAAGCCTTGCAGCAGGAGTTTCGCATTCGCCCCTTGAGCTTGAACCACTCAGAATCGGGGGAGAACTGGGAAGCCCTGGCGGATTGGGTGGGATCCCAACTGGAAGAAGGGGGAACCTACCTATGTGGGGAGTCTTTTGGGGCCTGCTTAGCCTTACAGGTAGCGACTCGTTGGCCGCAGCAGTGTCGGGGCTTGATTTTGGTGAATCCGGCCTCTTCGTTGCGGCGGGGGCCGTGGTGGATGGCGGGCCGCTTTCTATTGCCGTTTATGCCCCAGGGACTTTACCGCCAACTGTCGGAGCGGGGGTTGGAGTTCTTGGCGGAGTTGAGCCAGATGGAGCCTGAAGATCGGGAGCAACTGCGCCAGGCGGTTCACAGTGTCGATCAGGAGGTGGCGGCCCATCGTTTGGCTCTGCTGGGATCCTTTGCGGTGGATGAATTGCCGCTGGAATCCTTGCCTCTGCCCACACTCTTGGTGGCGGGAGGACGAGATCGCCTGTTGCCCTCCGTGAATGAGGTGCGGCGGCTGGCGGAACGGCTGCCCCAGGTACAGGTGGAGATCTCTCCCTACAGTGGCCATGCCTGTTTGTTAGAACGGCAGATGAACCTACGGCGCTACCTGCTGAAGCGGGATAGCCTTCTTGCCCAACCTCTGTTCAGTTCCTCTGGATCACGGTAA
- a CDS encoding HAD-IA family hydrolase, producing MVSVLFFDAVGTLFRVRGSVGEIYGQVAADYGVRVDPRGLDRAFYQAFARAPAGARPGLTGSDLLAWERAWWHQVVQDTFSQFGEQLGDQTGSLAGFPEFEAFFDQVFELFAGRDPWELYPETLPVLQTLREQGIQLGVISNFDSRLVPVLKQLQLEEYFSSITLSTRVGYAKADAKIFHAALKAQGIPSEQAWHIGDSYHQDYLGAKAAGLNALWLDRAEHQQDPRPAKARTPDLWGSLTVIQRN from the coding sequence ATGGTGTCGGTGCTGTTTTTCGATGCGGTGGGCACGCTGTTTCGGGTGCGGGGCAGTGTGGGGGAAATCTACGGTCAGGTGGCGGCAGACTATGGGGTGCGGGTGGATCCGCGAGGGTTGGATCGGGCGTTTTATCAGGCGTTCGCTAGGGCTCCAGCGGGGGCACGACCAGGTTTGACGGGATCGGATTTGTTGGCCTGGGAACGGGCTTGGTGGCACCAGGTGGTACAGGATACTTTTAGCCAATTTGGCGAGCAACTGGGCGATCAAACGGGATCCCTGGCGGGTTTCCCCGAATTTGAGGCTTTTTTCGACCAGGTGTTTGAGCTGTTTGCCGGAAGGGATCCCTGGGAACTGTATCCAGAAACGCTGCCCGTTTTGCAAACTTTGCGAGAACAAGGGATCCAGCTGGGGGTAATCTCCAATTTCGATAGCCGCCTGGTGCCGGTGTTGAAGCAGCTGCAGTTGGAGGAATACTTTTCCAGCATCACCCTCTCCACCCGGGTGGGCTATGCCAAAGCGGATGCGAAGATTTTTCACGCCGCCCTCAAGGCGCAAGGGATCCCTTCTGAGCAAGCCTGGCACATTGGCGATAGCTACCACCAAGATTACCTGGGGGCAAAAGCGGCAGGACTCAATGCCCTCTGGTTGGATCGAGCCGAGCACCAGCAGGATCCCAGGCCCGCCAAGGCAAGAACCCCAGATTTATGGGGATCCCTTACCGTGATCCAGAGGAACTGA
- a CDS encoding PhoH family protein produces MHDNCSSTATDFEVIPLSDPQQAMSLAGVREANLKWISRYSGALVTLRGQDLYLKGTPQQRQQVRQWLELLKPLWQTGHPITTIDAEQAFRALSNQEAPAYQQAQTAVLARTRKGELIRPKTPRQQDYVGAIRAHDLCFGIGPAGTGKTYLAAVMAIAALQNREYERLILTRPAVEAGEKLGFLPGDLVEKVDPYLRPLYDALFEFIDPPQLPQLMEQGVIEVAPLAYMRGRTLSNAFIILDEAQNTTPEQMKMVLTRLGFKSRMVVTGDLTQTDLGSHRPSGLATAERILGGVEGIAFCYFDQRDVVRHPLVQRIVDAYERYEARE; encoded by the coding sequence ATGCACGACAACTGCTCCTCCACCGCCACTGATTTTGAGGTCATTCCTCTGTCCGATCCCCAGCAAGCGATGTCCTTGGCGGGTGTGCGAGAGGCCAACCTGAAATGGATCAGCCGCTACAGCGGCGCATTGGTCACCTTACGGGGGCAAGATCTCTACCTGAAAGGCACCCCACAACAGCGGCAGCAGGTGCGGCAATGGCTGGAGTTACTCAAGCCCCTTTGGCAAACTGGGCACCCCATCACTACTATCGATGCTGAACAAGCCTTTCGCGCCCTCTCCAACCAAGAGGCTCCAGCCTACCAACAGGCGCAGACCGCCGTTTTAGCCCGGACGCGCAAAGGAGAATTGATCCGCCCAAAAACTCCCCGCCAGCAAGATTATGTGGGAGCCATTCGTGCCCACGATCTCTGCTTTGGTATTGGCCCAGCAGGTACTGGCAAAACTTACTTGGCGGCGGTCATGGCGATAGCAGCTCTACAAAACCGGGAGTACGAGCGCTTGATCCTGACCCGACCGGCGGTGGAAGCAGGGGAAAAGTTGGGCTTCTTGCCAGGGGATCTCGTAGAAAAGGTGGATCCCTATCTGCGCCCTCTGTACGACGCTCTTTTTGAATTCATCGACCCGCCCCAATTGCCACAACTGATGGAACAAGGGGTGATCGAGGTGGCACCGCTGGCCTATATGCGGGGCCGTACCCTCAGCAATGCCTTCATTATTTTGGATGAAGCCCAGAACACTACCCCCGAGCAGATGAAGATGGTGCTCACCCGCCTGGGATTTAAGTCGCGCATGGTGGTTACTGGGGATCTGACCCAAACGGATCTGGGCAGCCACCGCCCTTCGGGTTTGGCAACAGCAGAACGGATTTTGGGGGGAGTGGAAGGAATTGCCTTTTGCTACTTCGACCAGCGGGATGTGGTGCGCCATCCTTTGGTGCAGCGGATTGTCGATGCTTATGAGCGGTACGAGGCGCGGGAGTAA
- a CDS encoding transposase, whose amino-acid sequence MHSKIAQLRKDFHHKLSFKIANENQVIVVEKLLEKPAFYRLR is encoded by the coding sequence GTGCATAGCAAGATTGCACAGCTTAGAAAAGACTTTCATCACAAGCTATCCTTCAAGATAGCAAACGAGAATCAAGTGATTGTGGTGGAAAAACTATTAGAGAAGCCCGCGTTCTATCGCTTGCGATGA
- a CDS encoding transposase codes for MAVRDGYRDGKYFASLVVEDGATKPEQSSDENAIGIDLGLTDFAITSEGSRLANPRYLKKDKRNLKHKQCKLSRRSKDRKKQE; via the coding sequence TTGGCTGTACGCGATGGCTATCGAGATGGTAAATACTTTGCTTCTCTGGTAGTAGAAGATGGCGCGACTAAGCCAGAACAGTCTAGCGATGAGAATGCCATTGGAATTGACTTGGGATTGACAGACTTCGCTATCACTTCTGAGGGCTCTAGGCTTGCCAATCCTCGCTACCTCAAGAAGGATAAACGCAACCTAAAACACAAACAGTGCAAACTATCCAGACGTTCAAAAGATAGAAAAAAACAGGAATAA
- a CDS encoding helix-turn-helix domain-containing protein gives MKTIKVRIYPTNEQLITLAKHFGCTRWLSRW, from the coding sequence TTGAAAACAATTAAGGTCAGAATTTATCCCACCAATGAGCAGCTTATCACACTAGCCAAGCATTTTGGCTGTACGCGATGGCTATCGAGATGGTAA
- a CDS encoding TIGR00297 family protein: protein MWQAWLLSRWGIALWLNFALVFLGLLSPQKALTRAGVIHAGLLGLLVWGGLGERGYGVVAAYFLIGTAVTKLGIRRKQAQGIAEKRGGARGPENVWGSALTGAVCAVGYALFSHPLWWLGYSASFAAKLADTVSSEVGKAYGRKTFLITTFQAVPAGTEGAISLEGSLAGVAAAAGLSVLAWGIGGEWVGANLLWLVICWLAGILATLAESWIGVVLQPRFAWMTNEVVNGLQTTLAALLAVGMGSLVGIGR, encoded by the coding sequence ATGTGGCAGGCGTGGCTCCTGAGCCGATGGGGGATAGCTCTCTGGCTCAATTTTGCTCTGGTGTTCTTGGGCCTGTTGAGTCCACAGAAGGCATTAACGCGAGCGGGGGTCATCCATGCGGGTCTTCTCGGGCTATTGGTTTGGGGGGGCCTGGGGGAGCGGGGCTATGGGGTGGTAGCGGCCTACTTTTTGATCGGGACGGCAGTGACCAAGCTAGGGATCCGTCGTAAGCAAGCCCAAGGAATCGCTGAAAAGCGGGGTGGGGCACGGGGGCCAGAAAATGTCTGGGGATCCGCTCTGACAGGGGCAGTTTGTGCGGTTGGCTATGCCCTCTTTTCTCATCCCTTGTGGTGGTTGGGGTACAGCGCCAGCTTCGCGGCGAAATTGGCGGATACCGTCAGTAGTGAAGTGGGTAAAGCCTATGGCCGCAAGACCTTTTTGATCACCACCTTTCAAGCAGTACCAGCGGGCACAGAAGGGGCGATTAGCTTAGAGGGATCCCTGGCGGGAGTAGCGGCAGCAGCAGGACTTTCGGTGTTGGCTTGGGGCATTGGTGGGGAATGGGTGGGAGCCAACCTGCTTTGGTTGGTTATCTGCTGGCTGGCTGGGATCCTGGCGACCCTGGCGGAAAGTTGGATCGGGGTGGTATTGCAACCTCGCTTTGCTTGGATGACCAATGAGGTGGTGAATGGTCTGCAAACCACGTTGGCGGCTCTTTTGGCAGTGGGAATGGGATCCCTGGTAGGGATTGGTCGATGA